In Arthrobacter sp. SLBN-112, a genomic segment contains:
- a CDS encoding peroxiredoxin: MTAAVEAASAVVPAVGTTAPDFELANQYGEPVRLSSFRGQNVVLVFYPFAFSGICTGELCEIRDNLATFEDSNAVVLGVSVDSKFSLRAYAAQEGYGFDLLADFWPHGGVANAYGVFDAGSGMAKRATFIIDADGKVRYSVVNPRGQARDFGEYRAALVDLKRA; encoded by the coding sequence ATGACGGCAGCGGTTGAGGCCGCTTCCGCAGTGGTTCCCGCAGTGGGCACAACCGCGCCCGACTTTGAGCTGGCCAACCAGTACGGTGAGCCGGTTCGCCTCTCGTCATTCCGCGGACAGAACGTGGTGCTGGTGTTCTACCCGTTTGCGTTCTCGGGGATCTGCACCGGCGAGCTGTGCGAGATACGGGACAACCTGGCCACGTTCGAGGATTCGAATGCCGTGGTCCTGGGAGTGTCCGTTGACAGCAAGTTCAGCCTCCGGGCCTACGCGGCCCAGGAAGGGTACGGCTTCGACCTGCTGGCCGATTTCTGGCCGCATGGGGGCGTGGCCAACGCCTACGGCGTGTTCGATGCCGGCAGCGGCATGGCCAAGCGGGCCACCTTCATCATCGATGCTGACGGCAAGGTCCGGTACAGCGTGGTGAACCCGAGGGGCCAAGCCCGCGACTTCGGCGAGTACCGCGCAGCTTTGGTGGATTTGAAGCGGGCCTGA
- a CDS encoding ACP S-malonyltransferase codes for MLAIVCPGQGSQTPGFLAPWLELPSVAGQLAALSDIAGIDLIAHGTTSDEETIKDTAVAQPLIVAAGLVTAASLFDVELNSLPVILAGHSVGEITAAALAGVLTEQEAMTFVRERANSMAAAAAVTPTGMSAVVGGDPAEVLAAIEAAGAAPANVNGAGQTVAAGTFEQLKALAENPPAKARVIPLKVAGAFHTSHMSPAVSALEKLKPQLKPVAPKVPLLSNYDGGEVTDGDAAVESLIAQVSRPVRWDLCMETLVNRGVTGVIELAPAGTLAGLAKRGMPGVKTVAVKTPDDLSAALALFAELEGNA; via the coding sequence GTGCTTGCAATAGTCTGCCCTGGACAGGGCTCGCAGACCCCGGGTTTTCTGGCCCCTTGGCTCGAACTACCCTCGGTGGCAGGCCAACTGGCCGCCCTGAGCGACATCGCGGGGATCGACCTGATCGCCCACGGGACCACCTCCGACGAGGAAACCATCAAGGACACTGCCGTGGCGCAGCCCCTGATTGTCGCCGCAGGCCTGGTCACCGCGGCCTCCCTCTTCGACGTGGAGCTCAATTCCCTCCCGGTCATCCTGGCCGGCCATTCGGTGGGTGAAATCACCGCTGCCGCCCTCGCCGGTGTGCTGACGGAGCAGGAAGCCATGACGTTTGTCCGCGAGCGGGCCAACAGCATGGCCGCGGCGGCAGCCGTCACCCCCACCGGCATGAGCGCCGTGGTGGGCGGAGACCCCGCCGAGGTCCTGGCAGCCATCGAGGCAGCCGGAGCGGCCCCCGCGAACGTCAACGGCGCCGGCCAGACCGTAGCGGCCGGAACCTTTGAACAGCTGAAGGCCCTGGCCGAGAATCCGCCGGCCAAGGCCCGCGTCATCCCGCTCAAGGTGGCCGGCGCTTTCCACACCAGCCACATGTCACCCGCCGTCAGCGCGCTTGAGAAACTGAAGCCGCAGCTGAAGCCGGTGGCCCCCAAGGTGCCCCTGCTGTCCAACTACGACGGCGGCGAGGTCACCGACGGTGATGCCGCCGTCGAAAGCCTGATCGCCCAGGTGTCCCGCCCCGTCCGCTGGGACCTCTGCATGGAAACCCTGGTCAACCGCGGTGTCACCGGCGTGATCGAACTCGCCCCCGCCGGCACCCTGGCCGGGCTCGCCAAGCGCGGCATGCCCGGCGTCAAGACCGTCGCCGTCAAGACCCCCGACGACCTCTCCGCCGCCCTGGCACTCTTCGCAGAACTGGAGGGCAACGCATGA
- a CDS encoding DUF3052 domain-containing protein translates to MSEADAATSVNVAEKLGFKNGDLIQEFGYDDDVDFDLRDDIEDLTGSELLDEDDHDVADAVILWWRDGDGDLVDSLMDSLTTLSENGVVWVLTPKSGRDGYVSPADIQEAAPTAGLHVTTSAGVSKDWSAARLVSRKNK, encoded by the coding sequence GTGAGTGAGGCCGACGCCGCCACTTCGGTAAATGTGGCGGAAAAATTGGGTTTCAAAAATGGGGATCTGATTCAGGAGTTCGGTTACGACGACGACGTCGATTTCGACTTGCGTGACGATATTGAAGACCTCACCGGTTCAGAGCTGCTGGATGAGGACGACCACGACGTGGCGGACGCTGTCATCCTCTGGTGGCGCGACGGCGACGGAGACCTGGTGGACAGCCTGATGGATTCGCTCACTACCCTGAGCGAAAACGGGGTCGTGTGGGTCCTGACCCCCAAGTCGGGCAGGGACGGTTACGTTTCGCCGGCGGACATCCAGGAAGCGGCGCCCACTGCCGGCCTGCATGTCACCACCTCTGCCGGTGTCTCCAAGGACTGGAGCGCGGCGCGCCTGGTCAGCAGGAAGAACAAATGA
- a CDS encoding IclR family transcriptional regulator — MADSRTPRSSDGPASASPAPAVTRAAAVLEALAASAGGRLTLSDLARELGIPKSSTSNLLLALEDARLINRQGSEFTLGRKLVELGAAYLSRMDEVQEFYRYCEQAPTLSGETVRIAMLDGTNVIYLARYEGHPAVRLTSNIGDKMPVSLCAVGKVLIARLHDHDIEALFADDAELPVLTPKSLRTGRDLKAQLRSIREQGYAFEDEESTTGVVCLGVAVPTRGSHGPSLGLSVTALKATYTAEQGAQMVKELQELARSLGNPMS; from the coding sequence ATGGCCGATTCCCGCACCCCACGTTCCTCCGACGGGCCCGCCAGCGCTTCGCCGGCGCCGGCCGTTACCCGCGCCGCTGCCGTCCTGGAGGCACTGGCGGCGTCCGCGGGTGGAAGGCTGACCCTCAGTGACCTCGCCCGTGAGCTGGGGATCCCGAAATCATCCACCTCCAACCTGCTGTTGGCGCTGGAGGACGCCCGCCTCATCAACAGGCAGGGCTCCGAATTCACCCTGGGCCGCAAGCTGGTTGAACTTGGCGCGGCCTATCTCAGCCGCATGGACGAGGTCCAGGAGTTCTACCGGTACTGCGAGCAGGCACCCACCCTCTCCGGCGAGACGGTCCGGATCGCCATGCTGGACGGGACCAACGTCATCTATTTGGCACGCTATGAGGGGCATCCGGCCGTCAGGCTCACCTCCAACATCGGCGACAAAATGCCGGTCTCGCTCTGTGCCGTGGGCAAGGTTTTGATCGCCAGGCTTCACGACCACGACATCGAGGCCTTGTTCGCCGATGACGCAGAGTTGCCGGTCCTCACCCCAAAGTCCCTGCGGACAGGGCGCGACCTCAAAGCCCAGCTGCGGTCCATCCGGGAACAGGGCTATGCATTTGAGGACGAGGAATCCACCACGGGTGTGGTCTGCCTCGGAGTGGCCGTTCCCACCAGGGGGTCCCACGGACCCAGCCTGGGACTGTCCGTGACGGCGCTGAAGGCCACGTATACGGCAGAACAGGGCGCGCAGATGGTCAAGGAATTGCAGGAACTCGCGCGGTCGCTGGGCAATCCCATGAGCTAG
- a CDS encoding helix-turn-helix domain-containing protein, with protein MPAPASPSAKRKPTPPKVTPEKSETLKKLRANVGQLSTTTMRKLEQSLPWYSRLSADERSALGMVAQNGIAAFVTWYERPSSPSWILTDVFGTAPTELTRSISLQKALQLIRIVVEVVEDQVPVIAPEADQPSLREAVLRYSREVAFAAADVYARAAESRGSWDTRLEALIVDAILRGENTDALRSRIAALGWKAQERFTVMVGNSPSEPSASYVSELRRTAGRFAEDALVGIQGDRLILILGGVQDRESAYVKLSEMFAPGPVVYGPEASSLLEASGSAQSAFAGLTAARAWPSAPRPVAADDLLPERVISGDDAARRSLVKNIYRPLVAASNGLVETLGTYLELGHSLEATARELFVHANTVRYRLKRVCDVTGWDPLLPREAFVLQAALVVGRLSAPPKAATERQVSRNQT; from the coding sequence ATGCCAGCACCAGCCAGCCCGTCCGCAAAGCGGAAACCAACCCCGCCGAAGGTCACGCCGGAGAAGTCCGAAACCCTCAAGAAGCTGCGGGCCAACGTCGGCCAGCTTTCCACCACCACCATGCGCAAGCTCGAGCAATCGCTGCCTTGGTACAGCCGGCTCAGTGCCGACGAGCGGTCGGCGCTGGGCATGGTGGCGCAGAACGGGATCGCGGCTTTCGTGACATGGTACGAGCGTCCGAGCTCGCCTTCGTGGATCCTGACGGACGTCTTTGGGACGGCGCCCACGGAACTGACCCGCTCCATCAGCCTGCAGAAAGCGTTGCAGCTGATCAGGATCGTGGTGGAGGTGGTGGAAGACCAGGTTCCCGTCATAGCGCCCGAGGCCGACCAACCGTCCCTGCGCGAAGCAGTCCTGCGGTACTCGCGGGAAGTCGCTTTCGCTGCCGCTGACGTTTACGCGCGGGCCGCGGAGTCCCGCGGCTCGTGGGACACCCGGCTGGAAGCCCTGATCGTCGATGCGATCCTTCGGGGCGAAAACACTGATGCACTGCGCTCCCGCATCGCGGCCCTTGGCTGGAAGGCACAGGAGCGTTTCACGGTCATGGTGGGCAATTCGCCGTCCGAACCCAGCGCCAGCTATGTGAGCGAATTGCGGCGGACGGCCGGGCGTTTTGCAGAGGACGCACTGGTGGGAATCCAGGGCGACCGGTTGATCCTCATCCTCGGCGGGGTCCAGGACCGCGAATCGGCGTATGTGAAGCTGAGCGAGATGTTCGCGCCCGGCCCCGTGGTCTACGGTCCGGAGGCAAGTTCCCTGCTGGAGGCCAGCGGTTCGGCGCAATCGGCGTTCGCCGGCCTCACCGCCGCCCGGGCGTGGCCCTCAGCGCCGCGGCCGGTTGCCGCCGATGACCTCCTGCCGGAAAGGGTGATTTCCGGCGATGACGCCGCACGACGCTCCCTGGTCAAAAATATCTACCGGCCGCTTGTGGCAGCGTCCAACGGCCTGGTGGAAACCCTGGGAACCTACCTGGAGTTGGGCCATTCGCTGGAGGCCACGGCTCGGGAACTCTTCGTCCACGCCAACACCGTCCGGTACCGGTTGAAGCGTGTTTGCGACGTCACCGGCTGGGACCCGCTGCTGCCGCGGGAAGCGTTTGTGTTGCAGGCGGCACTCGTCGTGGGCCGGCTTTCGGCCCCGCCAAAGGCCGCCACGGAGCGGCAGGTGTCCCGGAACCAGACGTGA
- a CDS encoding D-2-hydroxyacid dehydrogenase, whose product MMNTMTSTTTVAIAVPLEAELVDRIRAVDPSVTVLYEPELLPPERFPADHTGDPEFRRTPAQEERYWSMLNSAQVLYGFPNESPTGLARIATDNEHLQWVHAMAAGAGGAVKASGLDQQVLQKFKVTTSAGVHALPLAEFAAMGILNGFKRTAELGLDQQARNWPALRTPTRLVSGSRLVVAGLGEIGLETARLARALGMAVSGTKRTLEPLDGIDQVTGNDGLAGLLATADAVVNTLPGTPYTEKLFNREVFAAMKPGAVFVNVGRGTVVDEEALLEALDNGQVSYACLDVFAVEPLPLESPLWSHPKVLVSPHTSALSAAENRLIVDRFCSNLRTFLDGGELPHLVDTVHFY is encoded by the coding sequence ATGATGAACACTATGACTTCTACAACTACCGTGGCCATTGCCGTGCCGCTCGAAGCTGAGCTGGTGGACCGCATCAGGGCCGTGGACCCGTCCGTCACCGTCCTGTACGAGCCCGAACTCCTGCCGCCGGAGCGGTTTCCGGCAGACCACACCGGAGATCCGGAATTCCGGCGGACCCCGGCACAGGAGGAACGCTATTGGTCAATGCTGAACAGCGCGCAGGTCCTCTACGGGTTCCCCAACGAAAGCCCGACAGGGCTGGCCAGGATCGCCACCGACAACGAACACCTGCAATGGGTGCACGCCATGGCAGCCGGCGCGGGCGGCGCGGTAAAAGCCTCAGGCCTGGACCAGCAGGTCCTGCAAAAGTTCAAGGTAACAACATCCGCCGGTGTGCACGCCCTTCCCCTGGCGGAGTTCGCGGCAATGGGCATCCTGAACGGGTTCAAGCGCACCGCCGAACTGGGGCTCGACCAGCAGGCCAGAAACTGGCCTGCACTCCGGACCCCCACGCGGCTGGTCAGCGGTTCCCGGCTGGTCGTTGCCGGACTTGGCGAAATCGGCCTTGAGACGGCCCGGCTGGCACGCGCCCTTGGCATGGCCGTCAGCGGAACCAAGAGGACCCTGGAGCCCCTGGACGGCATCGACCAGGTGACGGGAAACGACGGCCTCGCCGGCCTCCTCGCCACCGCTGATGCCGTGGTGAACACCCTCCCTGGCACTCCGTACACGGAGAAGCTCTTCAACCGGGAAGTATTCGCTGCCATGAAGCCCGGCGCCGTCTTCGTCAACGTCGGACGGGGCACCGTGGTGGATGAGGAAGCGCTGCTTGAGGCCTTGGACAACGGCCAGGTCTCCTACGCCTGCCTCGATGTCTTCGCAGTGGAGCCGCTCCCCCTCGAAAGCCCGCTCTGGAGCCACCCGAAGGTCCTGGTTTCGCCGCACACGTCCGCCTTGAGCGCCGCCGAGAACAGGCTGATCGTGGACCGTTTCTGCAGCAACCTGCGCACCTTCCTCGACGGCGGCGAACTCCCCCACCTTGTGGACACGGTCCACTTTTACTAA
- the aceE gene encoding pyruvate dehydrogenase (acetyl-transferring), homodimeric type — protein sequence MAAGEDTSHILSGLTNQLPDRDPEETAEWVESLDALIREQGTERAQYIMRSLLQRAGAQSVGVPMVTTTDYVNTIPVDQEAEFPGNEEFERRYRAYMRWNAAVMVHRAQRPEIGVGGHISTYAGAATLYEVGFNHFFRGKDHPGGGDQVFFQGHASPGMYARAFMEGRLSEEDLDGFRQEKSRAGHALSSYPHPRLMPGFWEFPTVSMGIGPMNAIYQAQNNRYLHNRGLKDTSDQQVWAFLGDGEMDEPESRGLLQLAANENLDNLNFVINCNLQRLDGPVRGNGKIMQELEAFFRGAGWNVIKVVWGREWDDLLTRDTDGSLVKIMNETVDGDYQTYKAESGGFVREHFFGKTPQTKDLVADLTDDQIWNLKRGGHDYRKVYAAYKAATEFKGKPTVILAHTVKGYGLGPHFEGRNATHQMKKLTLDDLKKFRDHLRIPITDEQLEKDSYRPPYFHPGTDAPEIKYMMERRAALGGSVPERRSTHSEITLPDAKSYEVAKRGSGKQQAATTMAFVRLLKDLMRDKNFGKHIAPIIPDEARTFGMDAFFPTAKIYNPKGQNYLSVDRDLVLAYKESPAGQLIHPGINEAGAVAAFTAAGTSYATHGVPLVPVYVFYSMFGFQRTGDAFWAAADQMTRGFIIGATAGRTTLTGEGLQHADGHSPLLASTNPAVLTYDPAYGYEIGHIIRSGLERMYGPDSTDKNLMYYLTVYNEPIIQPAEPENLDVEGLIKGIYLLAPAKIDGPRTQILASGVSVPWALEAQRVLADDWNVSADVWSVTSWNELRRDGLAAEEEAFLNPGQPARTPFVTQQLEGATGPIVAVTDYMKAIPDQIRQFIPNEFATLGADGFGFSDTRAAARRYFKNDTHSIVVRALEMLARRGEVDVDAPVKAIEKYKLLNVNAGTTGNAGGEA from the coding sequence GTGGCTGCAGGAGAAGATACCTCCCATATCCTCAGCGGGTTGACTAACCAGCTGCCTGATCGTGATCCGGAAGAGACTGCCGAGTGGGTTGAGTCCCTGGATGCGTTGATCAGGGAACAGGGCACCGAGCGTGCCCAATACATCATGCGGAGCCTGCTGCAGCGTGCCGGCGCGCAGAGTGTCGGGGTGCCGATGGTGACCACCACCGATTACGTGAACACCATCCCGGTGGACCAGGAAGCCGAATTCCCGGGCAACGAGGAGTTCGAGCGCCGGTACCGGGCGTACATGCGCTGGAACGCCGCGGTGATGGTGCACCGGGCGCAGCGTCCCGAGATCGGTGTGGGCGGGCACATCTCCACCTATGCCGGGGCCGCGACCCTGTACGAGGTCGGGTTCAACCACTTCTTCCGCGGCAAGGACCACCCCGGCGGCGGGGACCAGGTCTTCTTCCAGGGCCACGCCTCCCCCGGCATGTACGCCAGGGCATTCATGGAAGGCCGGCTCTCCGAGGAAGACCTCGACGGGTTCCGGCAGGAAAAGTCCCGCGCCGGGCACGCCCTGTCCTCCTACCCGCACCCGCGGCTGATGCCGGGCTTCTGGGAATTCCCCACCGTGTCCATGGGCATCGGGCCGATGAACGCGATCTACCAGGCCCAAAACAACCGGTACCTGCACAACCGGGGCCTGAAAGACACCTCGGACCAGCAGGTCTGGGCGTTCCTGGGCGACGGGGAAATGGACGAACCAGAATCCCGCGGCCTGCTCCAGCTCGCCGCGAACGAGAACCTGGACAACCTGAACTTCGTGATCAACTGCAACCTCCAGCGCCTCGACGGCCCGGTCCGGGGCAACGGGAAAATCATGCAGGAACTCGAAGCGTTCTTCCGCGGCGCGGGCTGGAACGTCATCAAGGTCGTCTGGGGCCGGGAATGGGATGACCTGCTCACCCGCGACACCGACGGCTCGCTCGTGAAAATCATGAACGAAACCGTCGACGGAGACTACCAGACCTACAAAGCCGAATCCGGCGGCTTCGTCCGCGAACACTTCTTCGGCAAAACCCCGCAAACCAAAGACCTCGTCGCGGACCTCACCGATGACCAGATCTGGAACCTCAAACGCGGCGGCCACGACTACCGCAAGGTCTACGCCGCCTACAAAGCCGCCACCGAATTCAAGGGCAAACCCACCGTCATCCTCGCCCACACCGTCAAAGGCTACGGACTCGGACCACACTTCGAGGGCCGCAACGCGACCCACCAGATGAAGAAACTGACCCTGGATGACCTGAAGAAGTTCCGCGACCACCTCCGGATCCCCATCACCGACGAACAGCTCGAGAAGGATTCGTACCGGCCGCCGTACTTCCACCCGGGCACCGACGCGCCGGAAATCAAGTACATGATGGAACGCCGCGCAGCCCTGGGCGGCTCTGTTCCGGAGCGGCGCAGCACCCACTCTGAGATCACCTTGCCGGACGCGAAGTCCTACGAGGTGGCCAAGCGCGGGTCCGGCAAGCAGCAGGCCGCCACCACCATGGCATTCGTCAGGCTCCTGAAGGACCTGATGCGGGACAAGAACTTCGGCAAGCACATCGCCCCGATCATCCCCGACGAAGCCCGGACGTTCGGGATGGACGCGTTCTTCCCGACCGCGAAGATCTACAACCCCAAGGGCCAGAACTACCTCTCCGTGGACCGGGACCTCGTCCTGGCCTACAAAGAGTCCCCCGCAGGCCAACTGATCCACCCCGGCATCAACGAAGCCGGCGCCGTCGCAGCCTTCACCGCCGCCGGAACCTCCTACGCCACCCACGGCGTCCCCCTGGTCCCGGTCTACGTGTTCTACTCCATGTTCGGCTTCCAACGCACCGGCGACGCCTTCTGGGCAGCAGCAGACCAGATGACCCGCGGCTTCATCATCGGCGCCACCGCAGGCCGGACCACCCTCACCGGCGAAGGCCTCCAACACGCCGACGGCCACTCCCCCCTCCTGGCCTCCACCAACCCCGCCGTCCTCACCTACGACCCCGCCTACGGCTACGAAATCGGACACATCATCCGCTCCGGCCTGGAACGCATGTACGGGCCGGACTCAACGGACAAGAACCTCATGTACTACCTCACCGTGTACAACGAACCCATCATCCAACCCGCCGAACCCGAAAACCTCGACGTCGAAGGCCTCATCAAGGGCATCTACCTCCTCGCCCCCGCCAAGATCGACGGCCCCCGCACCCAGATCCTCGCCTCCGGCGTCTCCGTGCCCTGGGCCCTCGAAGCCCAACGCGTCCTCGCCGACGACTGGAACGTCTCCGCCGACGTCTGGTCCGTGACTTCCTGGAACGAACTGCGCCGCGACGGCCTCGCCGCCGAAGAGGAAGCCTTCCTCAACCCCGGCCAACCCGCCCGCACCCCGTTCGTCACCCAGCAACTCGAAGGCGCCACCGGCCCCATCGTCGCCGTCACCGACTACATGAAAGCCATCCCCGACCAAATCCGCCAATTCATCCCCAACGAATTCGCCACCCTCGGCGCCGACGGCTTCGGCTTCTCCGACACCCGCGCAGCAGCCCGCCGCTACTTCAAAAACGACACCCACTCCATCGTGGTCCGCGCCCTTGAAATGCTGGCGCGCCGCGGCGAGGTGGACGTCGACGCCCCGGTCAAGGCGATTGAGAAGTACAAGCTGCTTAACGTCAATGCCGGCACCACCGGCAACGCCGGCGGGGAAGCCTGA
- a CDS encoding MFS transporter, with protein MTTRTNAPQAADGTVVDADQLRRATLASSVGSALEYYDFYIYGLASALIFGPLFFAPLGESGAVIASFATYGVGFAARPFGGVVFGHIGDRFGRKMVLILTIGLMGMASFAIGLLPTFDQAGMLGAVLLVTLRIIQGLGAGAEQAGATTLISEVAPPRRRGFFASLPFVGIQLGTLLGAGTFALMALADKSVLQGWLWRVPFLAGIILVAIAIFIRLRLKETPVFQELEKHKAVVKNPVSQIWRHSKKNVLVGIGLRMGENGNSSIYSALLVSFISMPAGVFPGDKFIGPTGLLIAAGFAAVMVVAFGALSDRYGRVPVYRYGALFQAVIALPAFYLVTLGSVTLVWVVMVVGIALGVQAMLGPQCALLPELFGSQHRFTGVALSRELSAVLAGGFAPMIGVALLAATNHSWLVPALYSLVLALISFITTFFTPETGGRDLVLVEDAS; from the coding sequence GTGACAACTCGTACTAATGCACCGCAGGCCGCGGACGGCACCGTCGTCGACGCGGACCAGCTGCGAAGGGCAACTCTTGCAAGTTCCGTGGGCTCCGCACTGGAGTACTACGACTTCTATATCTACGGCCTGGCGTCCGCGCTGATCTTCGGCCCGCTCTTTTTCGCGCCACTTGGTGAGAGCGGCGCTGTCATTGCCTCTTTTGCCACCTACGGTGTGGGATTTGCGGCCCGGCCGTTCGGCGGCGTCGTCTTTGGCCACATCGGGGACAGGTTCGGGCGCAAGATGGTCCTGATCCTCACCATCGGCCTCATGGGAATGGCCAGCTTCGCCATTGGACTTCTGCCCACCTTCGACCAGGCCGGAATGCTCGGCGCGGTCCTCCTGGTAACCCTCCGCATCATCCAGGGCCTCGGGGCCGGCGCTGAACAGGCGGGCGCCACCACGCTCATCTCAGAGGTGGCGCCGCCCCGCCGTCGTGGTTTCTTTGCCTCCTTGCCCTTCGTTGGCATCCAGCTGGGTACCCTCCTGGGCGCCGGGACGTTCGCCCTCATGGCCCTGGCGGACAAATCCGTCCTGCAGGGCTGGCTGTGGCGCGTGCCGTTCCTTGCCGGCATCATCCTGGTGGCCATTGCGATCTTCATCCGCCTCCGCCTCAAGGAGACGCCGGTCTTCCAGGAACTCGAGAAACACAAGGCCGTGGTCAAGAACCCGGTCTCCCAGATCTGGCGGCATTCCAAAAAGAATGTCCTGGTGGGCATCGGTCTGCGCATGGGTGAAAACGGTAACTCCTCCATCTACTCAGCCCTTCTGGTTTCGTTCATCAGCATGCCTGCGGGTGTCTTCCCCGGCGACAAGTTCATCGGCCCAACCGGGCTGCTGATCGCGGCCGGCTTTGCGGCGGTCATGGTGGTCGCCTTCGGAGCCCTCTCCGACCGCTATGGCCGCGTACCTGTGTACCGCTACGGGGCCCTGTTCCAGGCGGTCATCGCGCTGCCGGCGTTCTACTTGGTGACCCTCGGCAGCGTCACGCTTGTCTGGGTGGTCATGGTGGTGGGCATCGCCCTGGGTGTCCAGGCCATGCTCGGGCCGCAATGTGCCCTTCTGCCGGAACTGTTTGGCTCCCAGCACCGCTTTACCGGGGTTGCGCTGAGCCGTGAACTGTCAGCCGTCCTTGCCGGCGGCTTCGCGCCGATGATCGGCGTTGCGCTGCTGGCAGCCACCAACCACTCCTGGCTGGTTCCGGCGCTGTACTCCCTCGTGCTGGCTTTGATCTCGTTTATCACCACCTTCTTCACGCCGGAAACCGGCGGGCGCGACCTGGTTCTCGTCGAAGACGCCAGCTGA
- a CDS encoding NAD-dependent protein deacetylase, with the protein MADQRRGTGLTGFASRPPVAPAPPSGEDLEVLVRIRDLLAGVRFALLTGAGLSTDSGIPDYRGPDSPPRSPMTYQEFVRDAANRRRYWARNHIGWSHMRHADPNQGHYSAAELERRGYLTGLITQNVDRLHQDAGSSNVVDLHGRYDQVICLDCGRTYTRRLLAGVFEELNPGFLERAAASGLVEMAPDADATVEDQALIHGFVVAVCPACGGTLKPDFVYFGENVPKDRVERSYAMVDEAAALVVAGSSLTVMSGLRFVRHAAKQSKPVVIINRGATRGDDKATIKLEAGVSQALGYLASELPPL; encoded by the coding sequence ATGGCAGATCAGCGGCGGGGGACAGGCCTGACGGGCTTTGCCAGCAGGCCTCCGGTGGCCCCGGCCCCGCCCTCCGGCGAGGACCTTGAGGTGTTGGTCCGGATCCGTGACCTGCTGGCGGGCGTACGTTTTGCCCTGCTGACCGGCGCCGGGCTCAGCACGGATTCCGGGATCCCCGATTACCGTGGCCCGGACTCGCCGCCACGTTCGCCCATGACGTACCAGGAGTTTGTCCGCGACGCCGCCAACCGGCGGCGTTACTGGGCCAGGAACCACATCGGGTGGTCCCATATGCGGCATGCTGATCCGAACCAAGGCCACTATTCAGCGGCTGAACTTGAACGGCGCGGTTACCTCACCGGCCTGATTACCCAGAACGTCGACCGGTTGCACCAGGACGCCGGCAGTTCGAACGTCGTCGATCTCCACGGCCGGTACGACCAAGTGATCTGCCTGGACTGCGGGCGGACCTACACCCGGCGCCTCCTGGCCGGTGTCTTCGAGGAACTCAACCCCGGCTTCCTGGAGCGGGCGGCAGCTTCCGGACTCGTGGAAATGGCGCCCGACGCTGACGCCACGGTTGAGGACCAGGCGCTCATCCACGGCTTCGTGGTGGCCGTTTGCCCTGCCTGCGGCGGGACCCTGAAACCCGATTTTGTCTACTTTGGTGAAAACGTGCCCAAGGACCGGGTGGAGCGGTCCTATGCGATGGTGGACGAAGCAGCCGCCCTGGTAGTGGCCGGTTCATCCCTGACGGTCATGAGCGGCTTGCGGTTCGTGCGGCACGCCGCCAAGCAGTCAAAGCCCGTGGTCATCATCAACCGCGGTGCGACCCGCGGTGATGACAAGGCAACCATCAAGCTGGAAGCGGGGGTCAGCCAGGCGTTGGGCTACCTGGCGTCTGAGCTTCCTCCGCTCTAG